A single genomic interval of Daucus carota subsp. sativus chromosome 1, DH1 v3.0, whole genome shotgun sequence harbors:
- the LOC135149890 gene encoding uncharacterized protein LOC135149890: protein MNEEDIMQMAALVVKTFKKIGYKNFGKKKRFSRKVSLTEQKSFKKTKGKDNKSGKLDKSKVKCYNCGEMGHFAPECKKGKTEKALISKGRNWAENLDSKEEEVNYALMATTNEEPGTSDVKVPHTTHAFDTENIYELRIFLKSMHVSYRDQTLENERIKFENSDLIKRNDYLEKELVMMLEIQKEKDEAVLIKHELFKKFEYLKLELAKERKVIKTWTHSGKSTCEVFQNDTGGLGYIEEDELRFKNSVKARTHLPSRYTQPLKFKPEPIMRDSEIEKDKSSTKVEKEESLEKPKGNRKNILVLDSGCSGHMTGNKALLSEYVEKAGPSVSYGDGNIGRTLGYGNINLGNVIITNVALVSGLKHNLLSVSQICDRGYHVDFYDEHCEVVSKSTGKVALIGSRRGNIYETDYQQTLMKKLVRGLPDSLLTPDGLCDSCQKAKQRKTSFRSKTESSIDKPYHLLHVDLFGLVNVMSIGRKKYALLIVDEYTRYT, encoded by the exons ATGAATGAGGAAGATATCATGCAGATGGCTGCCTTGGTTGTGAAAACCTTCAAGAAGATTGGATACAAGAACTTTGGAAAGAAGAAAAGGTTCTCAAGGAAGGTCTCTCTTACTGAGCAAAAGAGTTTCAAGAAGACTAAGGGCAAGGACAACAAATCTGGGAAGCTGGACAAGTCCAAGGTCAAGTGCTACAATTGTGGAGAGATGGGACACTTTGCACCTGAGTGCAAGAAAGGAAAAACTGAGAAGGCTCTCATCTCCAAAGGCAGGAATTGGGCAGAAAATTTAGACTCTAaggaggaagaagtcaactatgctctTATGGCTACCACAAATGAAGAGCCGGGGACTTCTGATGTGAAGGTACCCCATACAACTCATGCTTTTGATACAGAAAATATATATGAGTTAAGAATTTTTCTTAAAAgcatgcatgttagttatagagatcagactttagaaaatgagagaatAAAGTTTGAGAATTCTGATTTAATTAAAAGGAATGACTAccttgagaaagaactagtcATGATGCTAGAAATTCAGAAAGAGAAAGATGAGGCTGTACTTATAAAACATGAGCTCTTTAAGAAATTTGAATATCTAAAATTAGAATTAGCAAAAGAGAGAAAAGTCATTAAAACCTGGACTCATTCTGGTAAAAGTACATGTGAAGTGTTTCAGAATGATACTGGAGGCTTAGGTTACATAGAGGAAGATGAACTAAGGTTTAAGAACTCTGTGAAAGCTAGAACACATTTACCTTCTAGGTATACTCAGCCTTTAAAATTCAAACCTGAACCTATAATGAGAGACTCTGAAATAGAAAAAGATAAATCCTCTACTAAGGTAGAAAAAGAAGAGAGTCTAGAAAAGCCTAAG ggcaacaggaagaacatcctagttctggacagtggatgctcaggacacatGACAGGAAACAAGGCCCTACTGTCAGAGtatgtggagaaagctggcccaagtgtttcttatggagatggcaacataggaaggactctgggatatggaaatatcaatcttggaaatgtcatcatcactaatgtagctctggtctcaggactcaAACATAATCTGCTTTCTGtgagtcaaatctgtgacagaggttatcatgttgatttctatgatgaGCACTGTGAAGTTGTGAGTAAATCTACAGGAAAAGTTGCTCTGATAGGAAGCAGGCGTGGTAACATTTATGAAACAGACtatcaacaaactctgatg AagaagcttgtgagaggactaccaGATTCACTTCTTACTCCAGATGGCCTGTGTGATTCTTGTCAAAAGGCCAAACAAAGAAAAACATCTTTCAGGAGCAAGACTGAGTCCTCTATtgacaaaccatatcatcttctacatgtagATCTATTTGGTCTAGTAAATGTTATGTCCATTGgtaggaagaaatatgctctatTGATCGTTGATGAGTACACAAGGTACACCTAG